Proteins from one Sarcophilus harrisii chromosome 2, mSarHar1.11, whole genome shotgun sequence genomic window:
- the SLC32A1 gene encoding vesicular inhibitory amino acid transporter: MATLIRSKLSNVATSVSNKSQAKVSGMFARMGFQAATDEEAVGFAHCDDLDMEHRQGLQMDILKSEPSEAGAEPPVEGDFHYQRDGSGPLPPSGSKEQGMCSEFGGGQDKPKITAWEAGWNVTNAIQGMFVLGLPYAILHGGYLGLFLIIFAAVVCCYTGKILIACLYEENEDGEIVRVRDSYVDIANACCSPRFPKLGGRIVNVAQIIELVMTCILYVVVSGNLMYNSFPSLPVSQKSWSIIATAALLPCAFLKNLKAVSKFSLLCTLAHFVINILVIAYCLSRARDWAWEKVKFYIDVKKFPISIGIIVFSYTSQIFLPSLEGNMQKPKEFHCMMNWTHIAACVLKGLFALVAYLTWADETKEVITDNLPSTIRAVVNIFLVAKALLSYPLPFFAAVEVLEKSLFQEGSRTFLPNCYGGDGRLKPWGLTLRCALVVFTLLMAIYVPHFALLMGLTGSLTGAGLCFLLPSLFHLKLLWRKLLWHHVFFDAAIFLIGGICSVSGFVHSLEGLIEAYRTNSED, translated from the exons ATGGCCACCTTGATTCGCAGCAAACTGTCCAACGTGGCCACCTCTGTGTCCAACAAGTCCCAGGCTAAGGTGAGCGGCATGTTCGCCAGGATGGGCTTCCAGGCGGCCACTGACGAGGAGGCTGTGGGCTTCGCCCATTGCGATGATCTGGACATGGAACATCGGCAGGGACTGCAAATGGACATCCTCAAGTCGGAGCCCAGTGAGGCGGGCGCTGAGCCGCCCGTCGAGGGTGACTTCCACTACCAGAGGGACGGATCCGGGCCCCTGCCACCCTCGGGTTCCAAGGAGCAGGGCATGTGCTCTGAGTTCGGGGGTGGCCAGGACAAGCCTAAGATCACCGCCTGGGAAGCAGGCTGGAATGTGACCAACGCCATCCAG GGAATGTTTGTCCTGGGCCTACCCTATGCGATTCTACACGGAGGATATTTAGGactgtttttaattattttcgcCGCCGTGGTTTGCTGCTACACCGGCAAAATCCTCATCGCGTGCCTCTACGAGGAAAATGAAGACGGGGAGATAGTTCGGGTGAGGGACTCCTATGTGGACATTGCCAACGCCTGCTGCTCTCCCAGGTTCCCCAAACTGGGAGGGAGGATAGTCAATGTGGCTCAGATTATCGAGTTGGTCATGACGTGCATCCTCTATGTAGTGGTCAGTGGCAATCTGATGTACAACAGTTTTCCCAGCTTGCCGGTCTCCCAGAAGTCCTGGTCTATCATCGCCACTGCGGCGCTATTACCCTGCGCCTTTTTGAAAAATCTGAAAGCCGTCTCCAAATTCAGCTTGCTCTGCACCTTGGCCCACTTCGTTATCAACATCCTAGTCATAGCCTACTGCCTGTCCAGGGCTCGGGATTGGGCTTGGGAGAAGGTCAAGTTTTACATAGATGTGAAGAAGTTCCCCATCTCTATAGGGATCATCGTCTTTAGCTACACGTCACAGATCTTCCTCCCGTCCTTGGAAGGCAACATGCAGAAGCCTAAGGAGTTCCACTGCATGATGAACTGGACGCACATCGCGGCCTGCGTGCTCAAGGGCCTCTTTGCGCTCGTGGCCTACCTGACCTGGGCGGACGAGACTAAAGAGGTAATCACCGACAACCTGCCATCTACCATCCGTGCTGTGGTCAACATCTTCCTGGTGGCCAAGGCGCTGCTCTCCTACCCGCTGCCCTTCTTTGCCGCTGTGGAAGTCCTGGAGAAGTCGCTCTTCCAGGAAGGGAGCCGCACCTTCCTCCCCAACTGCTACGGGGGCGACGGGCGGCTGAAACCCTGGGGGCTGACGCTGCGCTGCGCGCTCGTGGTGTTCACGCTGCTCATGGCCATTTACGTGCCGCATTTCGCGCTGCTCATGGGCCTCACCGGGAGCTTGACCGGCGCGGGCCTCTGCTTCCTGCTGCCCAGTCTCTTCCATCTCAAGCTGCTCTGGCGGAAGTTACTCTGGCACCACGTCTTCTTCGACGCGGCCATTTTCCTCATTGGTGGCATCTGCAGCGTGTCCGGTTTCGTGCACTCCCTGGAGGGGCTCATCGAGGCTTACCGAACCAATTCAGAAGATTAA